In the Raphanus sativus cultivar WK10039 unplaced genomic scaffold, ASM80110v3 Scaffold1396, whole genome shotgun sequence genome, one interval contains:
- the LOC108819156 gene encoding mechanosensitive ion channel protein 4: protein MAADSNDTRRDVVVKIDGEDNETNNNGEGGKFWRESSDNFWHGDQKDKNGKPTGGDDGSFDFMHRRNDKTAEPDPPSKLINQFLDKQKAAGDEISLDMEPNMPELQSNTATSVVSGSASPATATAGYRNETVDAVRRRHNRVTLSPSVKESDSSEEDENRVDESEVVKCSSNRSLRTKTLMKMKTRSRLMDPPTPSYPEMVSGRTPKSGHLKTGKNTKPGTPVQGMDLEEEEDPFSEEDFPEGYRRDKLCLGIIMEWIFLILIIAGLICSLVIPFLRGKKLWNLALWKWEVMVLVLICGRLVSSWIVKIFVFFVERNFMLRKRVLYFVYGIRKPVQNCLWLGLVLIAWHFLFDKKVEREANTTVLKYVTKVLVCLLVAVIIWLIKTLLVKVLASSFHMSTYFDRIQESLFTQYVIETLSGPPRVVIEEKVGNGMCGAKASPPGPKTVSSSSPQVTIGSGRLQKSPTKVGKSPALSRCGSKKEGGEDEGIRIDHLQRMNTKNVSAWKMKRLMNVIRKGTLSTLDEQIDTSTHGDDKATQIRSEFEAKLAARKIFQNVAEPCSRYIYIEDFMRFLTEDESERAMDLFEGASESHKISKSCLKNWVVNAFRERRALALTLNDTKTAVNRLHRIINVLVSIVIVIIWLLILGIATTKFLLVISSQLLLVVFVFGNSCKTIFEAVIFVFVMHPFDVGDRCEIDGVQMIVEEMNILTTVFLRYDNQKIVYPNSLLGTKPIANYYRSPDMQDAIEFFVHIATPHEKITALKQRILSYVDNKKDHWHPSPMMVFRDMCGLNSVKIAMWPTHKMNHQDMGERFVRRGQLLEEIGKSCRELDIEYRLYPLNINVKSIPPAATPITSDRIPLTWTQQRNG, encoded by the exons ATGGCTGCTGATTCAAATGATACTCGGCGTGATGTCGTCGTCAAGATCGACGGTGAAGACAATGAGACAAACAACAACGGCGAAGGAGGAAAGTTCTGGAGAGAATCAAGTGACAACTTCTGGCACGGTGATCAGAAAGACAAGAACGGTAAACCCACCGGCGGAGACGACGGAAGCTTTGACTTCATGCACCGGAGAAACGACAAAACGGCGGAGCCAGATCCGCCGTCGAAGCTCATAAACCAGTTTCTCGACAAACAAAAAGCCGCCGGCGACGAAATCTCGCTCGACATGGAACCGAACATGCCCGAGCTCCAAAGCAACACCGCTACGTCCGTCGTTTCCGGTTCCGCTTCGCCGGCAACGGCGACGGCGGGTTACCGTAACGAAACGGTTGACGCCGTTAGACGGAGGCATAACAGAGTGACGTTATCTCCGTCTGTTAAAGAGAGTGACAGCAGCGAAGAGGACGAGAACAGAGTGGACGAGTCAGAGGTTGTGAAGTGCAGCTCGAACAGGTCGTTGAGGACCAAGACTCtgatgaagatgaagacgaGATCTAGGCTCATGGATCCTCCGACTCCGTCTTACCCGGAGATGGTCTCGGGTCGGACTCCGAAATCCGGGCATTTGAAAACCgggaaaaacactaaaccggGAACTCCGGTTCAAGGCATGGATTTGGAAGAAGAGGAGGACCCGTTCTCCGAGGAGGACTTTCCAGAAGGTTACAGGAGGGATAAACTCTGCCTTGGGATTATCATGGAGTGGATTTTTCTGATTCTGATCATAGCCGGTTTGATTTGCAGCCTGGTGATACCTTTCTTGCGAGGCAAGAAACTGTGGAACCTAGCTTTGTGGAAATGGGAAGTGATGGTTCTTGTCTTGATATGCGGGAGGCTTGTGTCTAGCTGGATTGTGAAGATATTCGTATTCTTCGTCGAAAGAAACTTCATGTTGAGGAAGAGGGTTTTGTATTTCGTCTACGGGATTCGAAAGCCGGTTCAGAACTGTCTCTGGCTAGGGCTTGTGTTGATCGCGTGGCATTTCTTGTTCGACAAGAAAGTCGAGAGAGAGGCGAATACCACGGTGCTTAAGTACGTGACTAAAGTTTTGGTCTGCTTACTCGTTGCTGTTATCATCTGGCTCATTAAGACTTTGCTAGTTAAAGTTTTAGCTTCGTCTTTCCATATGAGTACTTACTTCGATAGGATTCAAGAATCTTTGTTTACTCAGTACGTGATCGAGACTCTCTCTGGACCTCCTCGTGTTGTGATTGAGGAGAAAGTAGGCAACGGTATGTGTGGTGCTAAGGCATCTCCTCCTGGTCCTAAGacggtttcttcttcttcaccacaAGTGACTATTGGAAGTGGAAGGCTGCAGAAAAGCCCGACAAAAGTCGGGAAAAGCCCGGCGCTGTCGCGGTGTGGTTCCAAGAAAGAAGGAGGAGAGGATGAAGGGATAAGGATCGATCATTTGCAGAGGATGAATACTAAAAACGTATCGGCTTGGAAGATGAAGAGACTGATGAATGTAATAAGGAAAGGAACACTTTCTACTTTGGATGAACAGATAGACACGAGCACTCATGGAGATGACAAAGCCACACAGATACGAAGTGAGTTTGAAGCTAAACTTGCAGCAAGAAAGATCTTTCAGAATGTTGCCGAGCCTTGTTCCag gtacatatatatagaagatTTTATGCGTTTTCTGACTGAAGATGAGTCTGAAAGAGCCATGGATCTATTTGAAGGAGCTTCAGAGAGTCACAAAATCAGCAAATCATGTCTGAAGAACTGGGTG GTTAATGCCTTTAGAGAACGAAGAGCACTAGCTTTAACATTAAACGATACAAAAACAGCAGTGAACAGGCTTCACCGAATCATCAATGTGTTGGTCAGCATTGTGATCGTAATCATATGGCTTCTAATTCTCGGAATCGCCACAACAAAGTTCTTGCTTGTCATAAGCTCTcagcttcttcttgttgtgtttgtgtttggaaACTCATGCAAAACTATCTTTGAAGCTGTCATCTTCGTCTTTGTCATGCATCCTTTTGATGTCGGTGACAGGTGTGAAATAGATGGTGTCCAG ATGATTGTGGAAGAGATGAACATTTTGACTACCGTATTTCTTCGATATGATAATCAGAAGATTGTATACCCCAACAGTCTTCTTGGCACGAAACCTATTGCAAACTATTACCGAAGTCCTGATATGCAAGATGCTATTGAGTTTTTTGTCCATATAGCAACTCCACATGAAAAGATAACAGCCTTGAAACAGAGGATACTCAG CTATGTAGATAACAAGAAGGATCATTGGCATCCATCACCGATGATGGTGTTTAGAGATATGTGCGGACTAAACAGTGTGAAGATTGCAATGTGGCCAACACATAAGATGAATCATCAAGACATGGGAGAGAGGTTTGTGAGGAGAGGTCAGTTACTTGAGGAGATCGGTAAATCTTGCAGAGAATTGGATATCGAATATCGGTTATATCCGCTTAACATCAACGTCAAAAGCATACCTCCTGCTGCTACTCCCATCACTTCTGATCGCATTCCTCTGACCTGGACTCAACAACGCAATGGTTAA
- the LOC108820432 gene encoding E3 ubiquitin-protein ligase CCNB1IP1 homolog, with protein MRCNACWRELEGRAVSTSCGHLLCTEDANKILTNDGACPICEQVLSKSLMKPVDTNPNEEWINMAMAAISPQILMKTAYRSVMFYITQRDLEMQYKMNRLVAQCRQKCEGMQAKFSEKMDQVHTAYQKMGKRCQMMEQEVANLTKDKQELQEKFSEKSRQKRKLDEMYDQLRSEYESVKRTSIQPANNFYSRHQEPDFFSNQPVNMMENREPTRKG; from the exons ATGAGGTGCAACGCCTGCTGGAGGGAGTTGGAAGGCCGTGCCGTTTCCACCTCTTGTGGCCACTTATTAT GTACTGAAGATGCCAACAAGATTCTCACTAATGATGGGGCATGTCCCATTTGTGAACAAGTACTCTCCAAGAG TCTAATGAAACCTGTGGATACTAATCCAAATGAAGAATGGATAAAT ATGGCGATGGCTGCAATTTCTCCGCAAATAC TGATGAAGACTGCATACCGAAGTGTAATGTTTTACATTACGCAAAGGGACTTAGAGATGCAGTACAAAATGAATAGACTTGTTGCGCAGTGTCGTCAGAAATGTGAGGGTATGCAAGCAAAGTTTAGCGAGAAAATGGACCAAGTGCATACAGCATACCAGAAGATGGGCAAGAGGTGTCAGATGATGGAGCAAGAGGTAGCAAACTTGACCAAGGATAAACAAGAGCTCCAAGAGAAGTTCTCCGAGAAATCAAG ACAGAAGAGGAAGCTCGATGAGATGTATGACCAGTTAAGAAGTGAATATGAGTCAGTCAAACGAACATCCATACAACCAGCAAATAACTTCTACTCACGACACCAGGAGCCTGACTTTTTCTCAAACCAACCAGTTAATATGATGGAGAACAGAGAGCCCACTCGCAAAGGTTAA
- the LOC108819157 gene encoding uncharacterized protein LOC108819157, with amino-acid sequence MAILLKSFLQNQTFFKTSTICRTLASSSQPYKKPLSVLFEEAVGLRPKPETNETQEEEEGNELKRKLFELEKKLIELKSSEPVRKKNQKKVVETVPELQTDKSRKLYTLFKVNEEEEDVVVRVYKELPLEMVSFVKLLHKQGYLNKANFISGEKLELGSLDEEYARTFVKFASERFGKDYQEIAKWLSGSDLKNIVLFGCPSLEKRAIFAAKTLRKFFDIHENNVCEKCVLKDKCKFPNQSVWDGKSQNLHLSVVMKVITLYPLDLTHPKLQVPQEVQDSVSRLLTEIQNLSRTICTPLA; translated from the exons ATGGCGATTCTGCTCAAATCATTTCTCCAAAATCAAACCTTTTTCAAGACCTCGACCATTTGCAGAACCCTAGCTTCTTCATCGCAACCTTACAAGAAGCCACTCTCTGTTTTGTTCGAAGAGGCCGTGGGATTGAGACCCAAACCCGAAACGAACGAAacccaagaagaagaagagggcaACGAGCTGAAGAGAAAGCTTTTCGAATTAGAGAAGAAACTCATAGAACTGAAGAGCTCAGAACCAGTGAGAAAGAAGAATCAGAAGAAGGTTGTTGAGACAGTACCAGAGCTGCAAACGGATAAAAGTCGTAAGCTTTACACCTTGTTCAAAGTCAACGAAGAGGAGGAGGATGTAGTGGTTAGGGTTTACAAGGAGCTTCCTTTGGAGATGGTTTCGTTTGTGAAGCTTCTGCACAAACAAGGGTATCTGAACAAGGCTAATTTCATCAGTGGAGAGAAGCTGGAGTTGGGGAGTCTTGATGAAGAGTATGCTAGGACTTTTGTTAAGTTTGCATCTGAAAGATTTGGAAAGGATTACCAAGAGATAGCAAA GTGGTTATCAGGCAGTGACCTGAAGAACATTGTGTTATTTGGCTGCCCAAGCTTGGAAAAAAGAGCCATATTCGCTGCTAAAACATTGCGCAAGTTTTTCGACATCCATGAGAACAAT GTGTGTGAGAAATGCGTGTTAAAAGACAAGTGCAAGTTTCCAAACCAGAGTGTATGGGATGGCAAGTCACAGAACTTACATTTGTCTGTTGTGATGAAAGTCATCACACTGTATCCATTGGACTTGACTCATCCAAAGCTCCAAGTTCCTCAAGAGGTACAAGACTCAGTCTCAAGGTTGCTGACCGAGATTCAAAACCTAAGCCGAACTATCTGTACCCCTCTTGCGTGA